One Solanum lycopersicum chromosome 2, SLM_r2.1 genomic region harbors:
- the LOC101247399 gene encoding transcription factor bHLH162 translates to MEQQYCSNKPSSSSSCKAADRKTIEKNRRNQMKDLYMKLNSLVHHDQHTKEFLSLPDQLEEAANYIKKLQIDLEKMRLKKEALTATAGTLNSNSNSSSNTDGRTLENTLPLPHIDIHNVNSALEVLLITGYDYHFMFNHIIRMLHEDGVQIISANYTLVGHTIFHSIHSKVGESATSSTAKIISEKLKQFVGAAAT, encoded by the exons ATGGAGCAGCAGTACTGTTCTAACAAACCTAGTTCCTCATCATCATGTAAAGCAGCTGATAGAAAAACAATTGAGAAAAACAGAAGAAATCAAATGAAGGATCTATATATGAAGCTCAATTCACTTGTGCATCATGATCAACACACTAAg GAATTTTTGTCACTGCCTGATCAACTTGAAGAAGCCGCGAATTACATAAAGAAACTGCAGATAGATTTGGAGAAAATGCGACTCAAAAAAGAAGCCTTAACAGCAACAGCTGGTACTTTAAATTCGAATTCAAATTCAAGCAGTAACACTGATGGGAGAACATTGGAAAATACATTGCCATTGCCACATATTGACATTCACAATGTGAATTCAGCTCTAGAAGTGCTTCTAATTACTGGATATGATTATCACTTCATGTTCAACCATATCATACGTATGCTTCATGAAGACGGCGTTCAAATTATTAGTGCAAATTATACTCTCGTAGGTCACACCATATTCCATTCCATACATTCTAAG GTGGGAGAAAGTGCAACGTCGTCTACAGCAAAGATTATCTCAGAGAAATTAAAGCAGTTTGTGGGTGCAGCTGCTACCTAG
- the LOC101252042 gene encoding MAPKKK-like serine/threonine kinase domain-containing protein isoform X1, with protein MDDEANSWIRRTKFSHTVCHRLDSARLTSIPISTIQSGRIAGAKTRPGSGSFNSIPEPTVAPLQRNPTTNKHRTVSPHPETSVPDTFKEARSSQKRFSTPRPQRKEHEKKIVSKSFYKDSRESKSPTLRSPGSRSPSNTSPLRHFTSFKFHDKTKSRKDSAWSRYFDHGVGRVSSVETADEYTIDLSKLFLGLRFAHGAHSQLYHGKYKDEAVAVKIIRVPDDDEIGALGIRLENQFIREVTLLSRLHHPNIIKFVGACKQPPVFCVVTEYISEGSLRAHLHKLEHKSLSLDKLLALAMDIALGMEYIHSQGIIHRDLKPENILIDEDFHLKIADFGIACEEAYCDLLADDPGTYRWMAPEMIKRKSYGRKVDVYGFGLILWEMVSGTIPYEDMTPVQAAFAVVNKNMRPPIHGDCPTAMRALIELCWALQPDKRPEFWQIVKVLEQFESSVAYDGTLNLVQKTMCLDHKKGLHHWIQKLGHVHQNASLHQNVLSMPMPKPKFA; from the exons ATGGATGATGAAGCTAATTCTTGGATTAGGAGAACAAAGTTTTctcatacagtttgtcatagGTTGGATTCTGCAAGATTGACGTCTATTCCTATTAGTACTATTCAGTCAGGAAGAATTGCTGGAGCAAAAACTAGACCTGGATCAGGTTCTTTTAATTCAATACCTGAGCCAACTGTTGCGCCTCTTCAGCGCAATCCAACTACAAACAAACATAGGACTGTATCACCTCATCCAGAAACATCAGTTCCAGATACCTTTAAGGAGGCTCGATCTAGTCAGAAGAGATTTTCAACTCCGCGTCCACAAAGGAAGGAACATGAGAAGAAGATTGTGAGTAAGTCGTTTTATAAAGATTCTAGGGAATCGAAATCACCTACGTTGAGATCTCCTGGTTCAAGATCTCCATCAAATACAAGTCCCCTACGGCATTTCACATCATTCAAATTCCATGACAAAACAAAGAGCCGAAAGGATTCAGCATGGAGTAGGTACTTTGATCATGGTGTTGGGAGGGTGAGTTCTGTGGAAACAGCAGATGAATATACAATTGATCTTTCTAAGCTGTTTCTTGGGCTAAGATTTGCACACGGTGCACACAGTCAGCTTTACCATGGGAAATACAAGGATGAAGCTGTTGCAGTGAAAATTATAAGAGTACCAGATGATGACGAAATTGGAGCGTTAGGAATTCGATTGGAGAACCAGTTTATTAGAGAAGTTACTCTCTTGTCTCGTCTCCACCATCCAAATATTATAAAG TTCGTAGGTGCGTGCAAACAACCACCAGTTTTTTGTGTTGTTACTGAGTATATATCTGAGGGTTCTCTGAGAGCGCACCTTCATAAGCTTGAGCATAAGTCCCTATCCCTGGACAAATTGCTTGCACTTGCCATGGACATTGCTCTTGGAATGGAATATATCCACTCGCAAGGCATTATTCATCGGGACCTCAAACCAGAGAATATTCTTATCGATGAGGATTTTCACCTGAAAATTGCTGACTTTGGAATTGCTTGTGAGGAGGCATACTGTGATCTCCTGGCGGATGATCCAGGCACTTACCGTTGGATGGCACCAGAGATGATTAAGAGAAAATCATACGGAAGAAAGGTTGATGTATATGGCTTTGGACTCATCCTATGGGAAATGGTGTCTGGTACCATTCCTTATGAAGATATGACACCAGTACAGGCTGCTTTTGCTGTTGTAAACAAG AATATGAGACCACCTATTCATGGGGACTGCCCTACAGCCATGAGAGCTTTAATTGAGCTGTGTTGGGCTCTGCAACCAGATAAGAGACCTGAGTTTTGGCAGATTGTGAAGGTATTGGAGCAGTTTGAATCATCAGTCGCTTATGACGGAACTCTAAATCTTGTTCAGAAGACGATGTGTCTAGATCACAAGAAAGGGCTTCATCATTGGATCCAAAAGCTTGGTCACGTACATCAAAATGCTTCATTACATCAAAATGTTTTATCAATGCCCATGCCGAAACCTAAGTTCGCTTGA